A single Sander lucioperca isolate FBNREF2018 chromosome 24, SLUC_FBN_1.2, whole genome shotgun sequence DNA region contains:
- the LOC116044689 gene encoding uncharacterized protein LOC116044689 isoform X3 — translation MAEEGSVYELEGLEKQLESLLTRYSSDELRANSKLFCSDFCKLVEEYASRWQVPLPQLRILEIALCYFARACTFFPSNCDHVLHTLSSLALSLFELLLFFDQKDFHQEPLKQFTVTFQECHQLALGRLQNVHLLQVERLVRGGGPWAVPALQAILSESNLPQSEVDGCISSEMPVFFELRVHYLLSCERVSEAMALAKCCARNPTAGQHLFFLQVYLTWLFKTSQHDLLHKEVAELNGKDAIHIICSLECEEKDELLLALSRAFLSQQLRRGDMYYLCDLVFIWSKLHSRLNTSKNALLGESHQLMLSATNVNSIFPFIRAILQELGEDGIQFCVELCANALGSCLPCDVITKSLIYKTIAGLLPNDLEVCRACALLVFFLERTVEAYKMVYLLYMHPDQEYHVEYSPIRNHVRFETLQVLKKDLYFDPEFWNLIALRTNCLKLMSEKVVSGALEEIMEDKWIPSYCTKEAASRLSTAACQKGSKETAAKKRHHKEDRHHKKDTDTASKRLKMGPGKTRPNVDHTVKKKGNRGSSSSAEPLRRSFWQLDRLQDNVAVRHGELKRTTRLSEKNPPKRRIRKPKWLLEDSGNLGENNVLPKMKKHGLKHQKHHGSSVVKRSETGELKNNAKHKPSVNSHLMARKNNRKHQKGFLLGPLKPATPPQVILELSLPDNELMGTFTEDTLNRQRGLPQVLLYRPTVKVPAASQPVKTVQRKEVILRARDAAMFVQQLHCYARRQKGKGNRLNVQGSVSTITRSSVQGSPPKDPHRKLCKKPAAEMKGGITSRTPAAEVTQSPALETVLQVQTKKTVSRKTFSGGELSKQSAAEMEATSASKTLAATEASAEKLCEESAVEMKVIIASKAAKVTQSPGLDKVSKDQTVKDTSKTTTSAADNSQMVVTDNIPPVSIMANISNVGSFEPTSSQSQDVLRDRKQDLKSLSSQAETGRNFVAQDKADIPEVLNISEVDVTDVFPKLSKGYMPCENDPSGGTVVTTNTPTDQDSINNISALTLVTEMVTELAPAAVDLENHKRPAPEDSSSKESSQVPHRLRTASSCSVVADVQGKEEGTQDIGPETPENSKLLESEESKLEYCCTFCNKVFKGSRVVAHAMFHYRKDECMFCRTMFKDDLLAMMHLSDHIEKLKRSKESAGNTQENWVSETKDIATPKTSAKAKTTNVSSGGRSSGRTRQPATDGLKLISLPDSTPSGSRKLRSNDKPVDRQSLHEKKQNVSKHLNNKSPVHKVNGHIGKKKRLGRPKKDTVNSEAKQPLAQEELSQVRSNDEAENPRLQKKTDIEMDSSATSVHVDKTLGCFTEDKMKETKSLQVLKTATKHSGKVVEEKNVEPQERVCCPVEGCAWITDLSKNRVALLYHALEDHYGEVKPLELAFRVGNSKCSSCMRVMWSFDHFQHHVERHRLTPRHPCLHQGCTARFKTGMEMRRHARRHSPLQAVCCRPGCSQLFICLWALNLHEREHYASQPTKPDKNTNRQTGDKHDNTPGAKKQPDHRPQDATATTTVNKSVSVKAAHKLREEALHNSSTGKPVQAPSPTTVSGSLLLKERNATKDSHVLKNLSNKDTSTQPTGPNLRLRQTLRKDKVTNTTESHKVISSSLLKHNIKVRHKLKKKQVKVNTKGPKRRGRPPKSKEAVHDENTTTGQNNPAVIDKTAPLASPTKAAETSNVSNESKEEEKSQPVQDGVKSTETSISESKSKKSTIKQMKKKFVKQKGISHTSTAIVTANSLNQSISTTSADNTHKSTADKMKKLHKVKKRSAPKENSSQTASSDSSKSKKHKVTNGKATAKIVKKKCPLKEPESVWKKPAKSISDVQQVEAKASAGAESCADEEGKVNTENTDSTQSRSGKSVCAVPANSLNVTPRTTSEKTQKVTKEEKLKKSHVKKEGKKEKSSHSASSDSGKTNKKNKYINKKGDMKTLKERRPCKDASTTSALKKKAKSKSVEQQVEAKAAAKESSPDVEGKAKEGPTDATHDGSGSITPAAKSEKPHVAKISDTSKANKKRKHVHKEGDTKIVRKKCKGQGASSASRKPAKSQTKIQPLAEGKAEAVGSAVGEEGETLEETPHSTISRAGYAVVTNGQATREDVESTVFKSALEEYSKRPFMRLPPTAYLDEKYITMPKRRKALSFFQSSPRSPPSPQQTYVATARQRQRCANCFATFNSAEDLQSHLQLQKCSNIFGFDSDDEGNS, via the exons ATGGCGGAGGAGGGCAGTGTGTACGAGTTAGAGGGGCTCGAAAAACAATTAGAGAGTTTGTTGACCCGCTACTCAAGTGATGAATTGCGAGCCAATAGTAAACTGTTCTGCTCCGACTTTTGCAAG CTAGTGGAGGAGTATGCCTCTCGCTGGCAGGTGCCGCTGCCTCAGCTCAGGATCCTTGAGATAGCTCTCTGCTATTTCGCTCGAGCCTGCACCTTCTTTCCATCAAACTGTGATCATGTGCTCCACACACTCAGTAGTCTGGCTTT GAGTCTTTTTGAGTTGCTGCTGTTCTTTGACCAGAAGGACTTCCACCAGGAGCCACTGAAACAGTTCACCGTTACATTCCAG GAATGTCACCAGTTGGCCCTTGGGAGGCTTCAGAATGTCCACTTACTTCAGGTGGAGCGTTTGGTTCGGGGCGGCGGGCCCTGGGCCGTCCCAGCCCTACAGGCAATCCTCAGTGAGTCCAATTTACCTCAGAGTGAAG TGGATGGGTGCATCAGCTCCGAGATGCCGGTGTTCTTTGAGCTCCGGGTGCACTACCTGTTATCCTGTGAGCGGGTCAGTGAGGCTATGGCCCTGGCTAAGTGTTGTGCTCGGAATCCCACAGCAGGACAACACTTGTTTTTCCTCCAGGTCTACCTCACGTGgcttttcaaaacttcacagCATGACCTCCTACATAAAGAG GTGGCTGAATTAAATGGTAAAGATGCGATTCACATCATCTGCAGTTTGGAGTGTGAGGAAAAGGACGAGTTGCTACTCGCCCTCAGTAGAGCCTTCCTCTCCCAGCAGCTTCGCAGGGGAGACATGTACTATTTGTG TGATCTTGTCTTCATATGGAGTAAACTTCATAGTCGGTTGAATACATCCAAGAACGCTCTCCTTGGGGAGAGTCATCAGCTGATGCTGTCTGCGACCAATGTCAACTCAATCTTCCCATTCATCAGAGCCATATTGCAAGAG CTGGGTGAAGATGGTATCCAGTTCTGCGTGGAGCTTTGTGCCAATGCTCTGGGGTCTTGCCTTCCCTGCGACGTCATCACAAAGTCCCTAATCTACAAAACGATAGCCGGCCTGCTACCCAATGACCTGGAGGTTTGCCGGGCATGTGCTCTTCTCGTCTTCTTCCTCGAACGCACTGTCGAGGCCTACAAGATGGTGTACCTTCTTTACATGCATCCTGATCAGGAGTACCACGTGGAGTACAGCCCCATCAGAAATCACGTTCGCTTTGAAACCCTGCAG GTCTTGAAGAAGGACTTGTATTTTGACCCAGAGTTTTGGAACCTCATTGCTTTGCGGACCAACTGTTTGAAGCTGATGAGTGAGAAGGTGGTCAGTGGGGCCCTAGAAGAAATCATGGAGGACAAATGGATCCCGAGCTACTGCACCAAAGAAGCTGCTTCCCGATTAAGCACGGCAGCATGTCAGAAAGGAAGTAAGGAGACGGCAGCTAAAAAGCGGCACCATAAAGAGGACAGACATCATAAAAAGGATACTGACACTGCATCCAAGAGATTAAAGATGGGTCCAGGCAAAACGCGGCCTAATGTTGACCACACTGTAAAGAAGAAAGGCAACCGAGGGTCATCATCATCAGCTGAACCTTTGAGGCGTTCATTTTGGCAGCTAGACAGGCTACAGGACAATGTAGCCGTTAGGCATGGGGAACTTAAACGCACGACACGACTCTCGGAGAAGAACCCACCGAAACGGAGGATTAGAAAACCCAAGTGGCTTCTGGAGGACTCAGGAAATCTTGGAGAGAATAATGTTCTTCCGAAGATGAAAAAGCATGGGTTGAAACATCAAAAGCACCACGGATCCTCTGTCGTAAAGAGGTCTGAAACGGGTGAGCTTAAGAACAATGCAAAACACAAACCTTCAGTAAACTCTCATTTAATGGCAAGGAAAAACAACCGCAAGCACCAGAAAGGGTTTTTGCTGGGCCCTCTAAAACCAGCCACCCCGCCACAAGTAATTCTTGAGCTCTCCCTACCAGACAATGAACTGATGGGAACGTTTACCGAGGACACTTTGAACAGACAGAGAGGTTTACCTCAAGTGCTTCTTTACAGACCTACGGTGAAGGTTCCTGCCGCATCACAACCCGTGAAGACTGTGCAGCGCAAAGAGGTGATTCTTAGAGCGCGGGATGCAGCTATGTTTGTACAACAGTTGCACTGTTATGCTCGGCGGCAGAAAGGAAAAGGTAATAGGCTGAACGTTCAAGGCTCGGTATCAACAATCACACGCTCCTCTGTGCAAGGAAGTCCTCCAAAAGATCCACACAGAAAGCTCTGTAAAAAGCCTGCCGCTGAGATGAAAGGTGGAATTACCTCTCGGACACCGGCAGCTGAAGTTACACAATCCCCAGCTTTAGAAACAGTCCTTCAAGTTCAAACTAAAAAAACTGTCTCACGAAAGACATTTTCAGGCGGAGAGCTCTCCAAACAGTCTGCTGCAGAGATGGAAGCTACCAGTGCGTCAAAGACATTAGCAGCAACTGAAGCTTCAGCAGAAAAACTCTGTGAAGAGTCTGCTGTTGAGATGAAAGTCATTATTGCCTCAAAAGCGGCTAAAGTGACTCAATCCCCAGGTTTAGATAAGGTCTCCAAAGATCAAACCGTTAAAGACACTTCAAAAACCACAACTTCAGCTGCGGACAACAGTCAGATGGTAGTTACTGATAACATCCCTCCAGTCTCAATTATGGCCAACATTTCAAACGTTGGATCTTTTGAGCCCACATCCTCGCAGTCTCAAGATGTTCTTAGAGATAGAAAACAAGATCTGAAGTCACTCTCTTCTCAGGCTGAAACAGGCAGAAATTTTGTAGCCCAAGATAAAGCAGACATCCCAGAAGTGCTCAACATTTCTGAGGTGGACGTCACAGATGTTTTCCCCAAACTCTCAAAAGGATATATGCCTTGTGAAAATGACCCAAGCGGAGGAACAGTGGTCACTACTAATACACCTACAGATCAGGACAGTATAAATAACATATCTGCTCTGACATTAGTAACAGAAATGGTTACTGAACTTGCACCTGCGGCAGTTGATCTGGAGAATCACAAACGGCCggctccagaggacagttcctCCAAGGAG TCCTCGCAAGTTCCTCACAGATTGCGCACTGCATCCAGCTGCTCTGTAGTTGCTGATGTGCAAGGGAAGGAAGAGGGAACTCAGGATATTGGTCCAGAAACACCTGAGAACAGTAAACTACTAGAATCTGAGGAATCCAAGTTGGAGTACTGTTGTACATTCTGTAACAAGGTCTTTAAGGGAAGTCGGGTTGTGGCACATGCTATGTTCCATTATCGTAAAGATGAGTGCATGTTCTGTAGGACGATGTTCAAAGATGACCTCCTGGCCATGATGCACCTTTCTGACCATATTGAGAAGCTAAAGAGGAGCAAAGAGTCAGCTGGTAATACCCAAGAAAACTGGGTCTCTGAGACCAAAGATATCGCCACACCTAAGACCTCTGCCAAAGCTAAGACCACAAACGTGTCTTCTGGGGGCCGTAGCAGTGGGAGAACAAGGCAGCCTGCTACTGACGGTCTTAAATTAATAAGCCTTCCAGATTCAACACCATCTGGCTCCAGAAAGTTAAGATCCAATGACAAGCCAGTGGATCGTCAATCTTTacatgaaaagaaacaaaacgtGTCAAAGCACCTTAATAATAAATCTCCTGTTCACAAGGTAAATGGGCATATTGGCAAGAAGAAAAGGCTCGGCAGACCGAAAAAGGACACCGTGAACTCGGAAGCTAAGCAGCCACTTGCACAGGAGGAGCTCTCTCAAGTAAGATCAAATGATGAAGCTGAGAATCCCaggttgcaaaaaaaaacagatatagAGATGGATTCCTCTGCAACATCAGTACATGTAGACAAAACGTTGGGCTGTTTCACTGAAGATAAAATGAAGGAGACCAAATCTCTGCAGGTCCTGAAGACGGCCACGAAACACAGTGGGAAAGTTGTCGAGGAGAAAAATGTAGAGCCACAAGAGAGAGTCTGCTGTCCTGTGGAGGGTTGCGCTTGGATTACAGACCTGTCGAAAAACCGCGTTGCACTCCTCTACCATGCTCTTGAAGATCACTACGGCGAAGTCAAACCTTTAGAACTGGCGTTCCGTGTGGGAAACAGCAAATGTAGTAGTTGCATGAGGGTTATGTGGAGTTTCGATCATTTTCAGCACCACGTTGAAAGACACAGACTCACTCCGCGGCATCCCTGCCTTCATCAGGGTTGTACTGCCCGGTTCAAAACTGGAATGGAAATGAGACGCCACGCCAGGAGGCACAGTCCGCTGCAGGCAGTGTGCTGCCGCCCTGGTTGTTCTCAACTATTTATTTGTCTCTGGGCACTGAACCTCCATGAAAGAGAGCACTATGCTTCCCAACCCACTAAACCAGACAAGAACACAAATCGGCAAACGGGTGACAAACATGATAACACGCCAGGTGCTAAGAAACAACCGGATCATAGGCCGCAAGATGCAACTGCTACCACTACTGTAAATAAGAGCGTGAGTGTAAAGGCTGCTCATAAATTAAGAGAAGAAGCGTTGCATAACTCGTCAACTGGGAAACCTGTTCAGGCTCCTTCTCCCACCACTGTCAGTGGATCACTTCTGTTGAAAGAGAGAAATGCGACCAAGGATTCACACGTCTTAAAGAATCTTTCTAACAAGGACACCTCCACACAGCCCACTGGCCCTAATCTGAGATTAAGGCAAACGTTAAGAAAAGATAAAGTAACAAATACAACGGAAAGTCACAAAGTCATCTCATCGTCGTTGTTAAAACACAATATCAAAGTAAGGCATAAGTTGAAGAAAAAACAGGTCAAAGTAAACACCAAAGGTCCTAAGAGAAGAGGGCGTCCTCCTAAGTCAAAGGAAGCTGTGCACGATGAAAACACTACTACTGGTCAAAACAATCCAGCGGTCATAGACAAAACGGCTCCACTTGCGAGCCCCACTAAAGCAGCAGAGACCTCGAATGTGAGCAACGagtcaaaagaagaagaaaagagccAGCCGGTCCAAGATGGAGTCAAAAGTACGGAAACGTCAATCAGTGAATCAAAGTCTAAGAAATCAACGATCAAGCAGATGAAGAAGAAATTTGTCAAACAAAAGGGCATTTCTCATACCTCCACAGCTATTGTGACCGCTAACAgcttaaatcaatcaatcagcaCCACCTcagcagacaacacacacaagtcgACAGCTGACAAAATGAAGAAGCTGCATAAAGTGAAAAAACGCTCCGCTCCTAAAGAGAACAGCAGTCAGACTGCTTCTTCAGACTCCAGCAAGTCAAAAAAGCACAAGGTTACAAATGGCAAAGCCACCGCAAAGATTGTTAAGAAAAAATGTCCCCTCAAAGAACCAGAATCTGTCTGGAAAAAGCCTGCCAAGTCCATATCTGATGTCCAGCAAGTTGAGGCCAAAGCATCAGCGGGAGCAGAAAGTTGTGCTGATGAGGAGGGAAAAGtgaacacagaaaacacagactcaACACAAAGCCGCTCTGGTAAATCTGTGTGTGCTGTCCCGGCtaacagtttaaatgtgacACCACGCACCACCTCGGAGAAAACGCAGAAGgtaacaaaagaagaaaaattgaAGAAATCACATGtgaaaaaagaaggaaagaaagaaaagagtagTCATAGTGCTTCTTCAGACTCGGGCAAGACTAATAAGAAGAACAAATATATCAATAAAAAAGGGGACATGAAAACGCTCAAGGAAAGGCGGCCGTGTAAAGATGCAAGCACAACCTCTGCCTTGAAAAAGAAAGCCAAGTCTAAATCAGTAGAGCAACAGGTTGAGGCTAAAGCAGCAGCAAAAGAAAGCTCGCCTGACGTGGAAGGAAAAGCAAAAGAAGGACCAACGGATGCAACGCATGACGGCTCTGGCTCTATCACCCCTGCCGCCAAATCCGAGAAACCTCACGTCGCGAAAATCTCAGACACCAGCAAGGCAAATAAGAAGCGCAAGCATGTTCATAAAGAAGGTGACACAAAGATTGTCAGGAAGAAATGCAAAGGCCAGGGTGCTTCATCAGCATCTAGGAAGCCTGCAAAGTCCCAAACTAAAATCCAACCGCTCGCTGAGGGGAAAGCCGAGGCAGTGGGGAGCGCTGTGGGCGAGGAGGGAGAAACTTTAGAGGAAACGCCACATTCTACAATTAGCAGGGCTGGTTACGCTGTAGTGACGAACGGACAAGCGACAAGAGAGGATGTTGAATCTACAGTGTTTAAGAGCGCTCTGGAAGAGTATAGTAAGAGGCCATTCATGCGCCTGCCGCCTACAGCGTACTTGGATGAGAAGTACATTACCATGCCAAAACGAAGGAAGGCGCTGTCGTTTTTCCAGTCGTCTCCGAGAAGCCCCCCCTCTCCTCAGCAGACCTACGTTGCGACGGCTCGGCAGAGACAACGATGCGCCAACTGTTTTGCTACTTTCAACAGTGCCGAGGATCTACAGAGTCATCTCCAACTGCAGAAGTGCTCAAACATCTTTGGATTTGACTCTGATGACGAGG gCAACAGTTGA